The Streptomyces seoulensis genome contains a region encoding:
- the chpH gene encoding chaplin ChpH, translated as MIKKVVAAAVATGGLVLAGAGMAAADAGANGAAVGSPGVLSGNVVQVPVHVPVNVCGNTINVIGLLNPAFGNTCVND; from the coding sequence ATGATCAAGAAGGTCGTCGCCGCCGCGGTTGCCACCGGTGGACTGGTTCTCGCGGGTGCTGGCATGGCCGCCGCCGACGCGGGTGCCAACGGTGCCGCCGTGGGTTCCCCCGGTGTCCTGTCCGGCAACGTGGTCCAGGTGCCGGTGCACGTCCCGGTGAACGTCTGCGGCAACACGATCAACGTGATCGGGCTCCTGAACCCCGCCTTCGGCAACACCTGCGTCAACGACTGA
- a CDS encoding M20/M25/M40 family metallo-hydrolase yields the protein MSETDTAKGVTGEDEVVDLCRDLIRFDTSNYGDHSGPGERAAAEYVAGKLAEVGLEPKIFESHPGRASTVARIAGEDPSRPALLIHGHLDVVPANADDWTHDPFSGEIADGCVWGRGAVDMKDMDAMTLAVVRDRLRSGRKPPRDIVVAFLADEEAGGTYGARYLVDNHPELFEGVTEAISEVGGFSFTVNEQRRLYLIQTAEKGMHWMKLTVAGTAGHGSMIHRDNAITELSEAVARVGRHKFPVRVTKTTRAFLDELGDALGTELDPEDMESTLARLGGIAKLIGATLSNTANPTQLNAGYKVNVIPGEATAHIDGRFLPGHEEEFLTDLDRLLGPHVRRSDVHADKAVETSFDGALVEAMQSALLAEDPIARAVPYMLSGGTDAKSFDDLGIRGFGFAPLKLPPELDFAGMFHGVDERVPVDGLQFGVRVLDRFIDAS from the coding sequence GTGAGCGAGACGGACACGGCCAAGGGCGTCACCGGTGAGGACGAGGTCGTGGACCTCTGCCGCGACCTGATCCGGTTCGACACCAGCAACTACGGCGACCACTCCGGTCCCGGCGAGCGCGCCGCCGCCGAGTACGTCGCCGGGAAGCTCGCCGAGGTCGGCCTCGAGCCGAAGATCTTCGAGTCGCATCCGGGGCGCGCCTCCACCGTCGCCCGCATCGCGGGCGAGGACCCGTCCCGGCCGGCCCTGCTGATCCACGGCCACCTGGACGTCGTACCGGCCAACGCCGACGACTGGACCCACGACCCCTTCTCCGGCGAGATCGCCGACGGGTGCGTGTGGGGACGCGGGGCCGTCGACATGAAGGACATGGACGCGATGACCCTCGCGGTCGTCCGTGACCGGCTGCGCAGCGGGCGCAAGCCCCCGCGGGACATCGTCGTCGCCTTCCTCGCCGACGAGGAGGCGGGCGGCACCTACGGCGCCCGCTACCTGGTCGACAACCACCCCGAGCTGTTCGAGGGCGTCACCGAGGCCATCAGCGAGGTCGGCGGGTTCTCCTTCACGGTGAACGAGCAGCGGCGCCTCTACCTGATCCAGACGGCCGAGAAGGGCATGCACTGGATGAAGCTGACCGTGGCCGGCACCGCCGGGCACGGCTCGATGATCCACCGCGACAACGCCATCACCGAGCTGTCCGAGGCGGTCGCCCGCGTCGGCCGCCACAAGTTCCCGGTGCGGGTCACCAAGACCACCCGCGCCTTCCTGGACGAACTCGGCGACGCGCTCGGCACCGAACTGGACCCCGAGGACATGGAGTCCACCCTCGCCCGGCTCGGCGGCATCGCCAAGCTCATCGGCGCCACCCTCAGCAACACCGCCAACCCCACCCAGTTGAACGCCGGTTACAAGGTCAACGTCATCCCCGGCGAGGCCACCGCCCACATCGACGGCCGCTTCCTGCCCGGTCACGAGGAGGAGTTCCTCACCGACCTCGACCGGCTGCTGGGTCCCCACGTGCGCCGCTCGGACGTCCATGCGGACAAGGCCGTCGAGACCAGCTTCGACGGGGCCCTGGTGGAGGCCATGCAGTCCGCGCTGCTGGCCGAGGACCCGATCGCCCGTGCGGTGCCGTACATGCTCTCCGGCGGCACGGACGCCAAGTCGTTCGACGACCTCGGCATCCGGGGCTTCGGCTTCGCGCCGCTCAAGCTCCCGCCGGAGCTGGACTTCGCCGGGATGTTCCACGGCGTGGACGAGCGGGTTCCGGTGGACGGGCTCCAGTTCGGCGTGCGGGTGCTCGACCGGTTCATCGACGCCTCCTGA
- a CDS encoding YchJ family protein translates to MARRTSRTARPVSCPCGLPGSYADCCGRFHSGASAAPSAEALMRSRYSAFVMGDVEYLVRTWHPRTRPAELELDPGMRWTGLEILDTGDGSAFHSTGTVTFRASYRGGSLHERSRFERVDGAWVYVDGEFLD, encoded by the coding sequence ATGGCCCGACGCACCTCCCGTACCGCCCGCCCCGTCTCCTGCCCCTGCGGGCTGCCGGGTTCCTACGCCGACTGCTGCGGGCGGTTCCATTCGGGGGCGAGTGCCGCGCCGAGCGCCGAGGCGCTCATGCGGTCGCGGTACAGCGCCTTCGTCATGGGAGACGTGGAGTACCTGGTGCGGACCTGGCATCCGCGGACCCGGCCCGCCGAGTTGGAGCTCGATCCGGGCATGCGGTGGACGGGGCTGGAGATCCTGGACACCGGTGACGGCTCCGCCTTCCACTCCACGGGGACCGTGACGTTCCGGGCCTCGTACCGGGGCGGTTCGCTGCACGAGCGGAGCCGGTTCGAGCGGGTGGACGGGGCCTGGGTGTACGTCGACGGCGAGTTCCTGGACTGA